The DNA window TGACCAAGTAAAACAATATATAAAAGAGCACCCAAATATGGTCACGGATGCTGATGAGTTTGGCTATACGCAGCTTCACAATGAGGCGATCGCAGGAAATTTAAATCTTGTAAATCTCTTGCTAGAAAACGGTGCTGACAAAAATGCCCGCACAAAAAGTGGCAAAACGGCAGCTGAATTTGCTGAGAATTTGGGCTGGAGTGAAATCACAAAGGTGCTTGCATAGTTAAATTTTTCGAGGAGACAAATTTGAATTACCAAGATATTTTAAATGAAAAAGATGAAAATATTGTCAGAATTGATGGATTTATAGAATTTTTAAAAGATACATTTTGTGACCTTGACCAATATAATAATGAATATGGTCAGCTAAGCGCTCTTCTAGAGAAAGAAAAAAGACTATATTTTGAATTAAACAAAGGAGATTTTAATAAAATATTAAAAGAAGTAAAAAGCGTAAGACAACAGATAATTTTTAAAATTTTAGTGATTAAAAATAAAATATTAAATGCTTTTAAAGAGGACAAATTTGATGATAAAATTTTAAAAACAAAAATAAGCCAAAAGTATCTAGATAAAATACTAGATAGTAAAATAGATGTAATAAAAAAAGAACTGGTTGGCAGTGAGTATTTTGCTTATTATTTGTCTGATCTGCAATATAAAAAAGCAGATGAGATAGCCAGAATTAAAGGTTTTGCTAACTTTTTAGAAAAAACTTTTTCAAATTGTGAATGCAAAGACTCAAGACAATCAAAAATATTGAATTTACTGATCAAAGAAAAGAAAAATCGTATTGAAGATATAGATATAAACAATATAAAAGATGATATAAAAAAAGAGGTTATGGAATTAAAAAAGGAAATTTCAGCTTCTTTGAGTAAGGAAAGTATTGAAGATAAATTTAAAAAAGCAAAGATAAGTGATGAGTATATTAGTAATAAAAAAGAAGAATTGTTTAACAAAGAGTCATTTAATATAAAAAAAGAATTACTCTACAATAAGTACTTTGAATATTATTTAGCAAATTTTTATGAACAAAAAAGTATTAAAGATTATTTAAACAGCATTTTAAAATTTCATCCGCTGATACTATCTGGCATTAGCTTGGTTAGCGTGATTTGCTATTTTGCATATTTTGGTATTTTTATCGGTTACTTTCCAGTTTTAAGTGGTTCTGATATTTTTTATATTGGCGCATTATTACTTTTTATTGTAGCTGTTTTTGCTAGTTTTGTTATATTGCCCGTTGCATTATATCCGTTGCATTATGAGAAATACTTATTGAACAATGAGACTAAAAAGTTATATTTTTCTTGGCTTACTTTTATTCTTACTATTCCAGTAGCTTTTTTTGTATTACTTGTTCTATATTATATTCTTTTAAATTGTATTACATGGATTAATATTGCTGATGTAAATACTGCTATTTGCATAGCTTTTATTTTTTATTTAATATTATTTTGTTGTTCGTATTATGTTATACACTACTTAGCTTGTCCTAAAATGAGTAATGAAAGACTTTTTGTATTTTTTATATCATTTTTTGTAGCTGTTATAATGTTAGTATTTGCTACTTTTTTCTCTCAAGATAATTATGTACGTTATATATCTTTATCCCTTTTTCTTTTATTTTTTTATTTGATGCTGGTTATCGGTTTGTTATTGCTTACAAAAGACATATACAAAGAAAATAATGAAACATTGGTACAAATTTTAATTGTTATAGTTTCTTTATTTTCTCTTATTTATTGCCCACAGTACGCAGCTCAATTATTTGATATAGGTAACGTAGAATATAAGTCTTTATCTATTGAAAAAAGTGCATTAGGTACTTTACCGAAAAAAGTTTGTGATATTAGTGAAATAACTCTTTTTGAAAGCAAAGAAGCTTCCTCATACATTGACAATAATTTAAGTATTGAAATTAAAGAAAGTAATGGGAGTATTTCAAAAAATATTTTAGTTTTTAGCGATTGTTTAAAATTTACCGATAAAAAAGGTAAAGAATTAAATTTAAAAAAAGCAAAAAAAATCAATTTTCAAAACAAAATTTTAAGCTATAGTGTAGATAGCAATAACACAGTGCTAAAAGAAGAAAATGCAAGCGTTAAGCTATTTAAAAGGGAATGTGTGACTTATTTTGAAAAAAATGATGAAGTTATAAAACTTCACAACATCAAAGCTCTTTCAACTTTAGGTAAATTCTATTATTTAGAGACAAAAGATGGAGTAAAATTTGAGCTAGACTCAAGCAAAATTATCTCAAGAGCCAAAGAGTAATTTCCTTAATCTTTGGGGCTAAAATTTGATCGATACGTGAAATTTGCGGATTCAAAAAATTAAAATCTATAGGCCAAATTTATCTGGCCAAGCTAAAAATTTCTTTAGCACAAGGCTAAATTTATTAAAAGTTAGCTATCCTAACACATCAATTTAAAACCAAACTTATTTAAGGCGATTAGTTATGATCTTTAAAAATATTGTTGAGAATTTTGCCGTGAATTACGCTCATAATTCTATTCAAAGATCACTATATAATGAATTTAATATAGACATTTTAACCACAACCTACACCAAAACTCCCAAAAAAGACAAAAAGTATATGCTCTATGCACATGTACCATTTTGTCACACATTTTGCCCGTATTGCTCGTTTCATAAGTACCACTATGAGCAAGAGCTTGCAAAAATTTACTTTGAAAATTTACGTGAGGAGATGAGGCAGGTTAAAGAGGCTGGATTTGACTTTGATTCACTTTATGTTGGCGGTGGCACGACGCTTATAAATGAGCCTGAGCTTGAGAAAACGCTTAAGCTTGCAAAAGAGCTTTTTAGTATAGAAGAAATTTCAGCAGAAAGCGATCCAAATCACATCTCACCCGAGAGTTTATCTAGATTTGATGGGTTAATTGATCGCTTAAGCGTTGGCGTACAAAGCTTTGATGATGAAACATTAAAAAGAGTTGGCAGATACGAAAAATTCGGCTCAGCCAAGGAGATAAAAAGAAAGCTTGAGCTTGCTCTTGGTAAGATCCCAGTCATTAGCCTGGATCTCATCTTTAACCTGCCAAATCAAACAAAAGAGCAGCTTATAAACGACATAAATACTGCAAAATCGATCTCTCCGCAGCAGATCACCTTCTATCCACTTATGAAATCAGAGCTAACAAGAGAGAATATAGCTCGCTCGCTTGGCGTTTCAAACGTAGATAACGAGCGTGAATTTTACGAGATCATCGTGAGTGAATTTGCTAAGGGCGGATACAAGCAGAGCAATGCTTGGGCGTTTTCAAACGAAAAAAGTGCTGACCTTCGCGACGAATATGTTGGCTCAAATTTAGAGTACGTGGGCGTGGGTAGCGGCGCATTTAGCTTCCTTGACGGCGAGCTTGTTATAAACGCCTTTAACCTACTTGACTACGGCAGAAAGATCAAGGATAGGCAAAGCCCAGTCATCGCAAAATGTGGTTTTAGCAAGAAAGAGCGACTTAAATACACGTTTTTAACAAGGCTTTTTGATGGCGGAGTTGATATTAAAAGATATAACGATGAAAATAGCACAAACATTAACAAAGCCTTATTTATGGAGCTTAGCTTACTTAAGCTTGTAAATGCAGTATATGAAGAAAATGGCATTATTAAGCCGACATTTTTTGGCAAATATATCTGCATCGTGCTTATGCGTGATTTTTACGCTGGCATGGACAAAGTGCGTGCGATATTTAAAGATGATGCTAAGATAAAACGAAGCAAAGTGCTTCGTATAATGAGCGAAAATACTGAACAAAAGTATGAGCCAAATATCATTCAGCCACGAGCTGCGATGTAATGCTTGCAAATTTAATTAAAAAAAACATCTATCAAATTTCTAAAATAGTGTTATTAACACTCGTATTTAGCGGACTTGGTGTCTGGACCCTTTCATTTATAAATAATGAGCTTGTAAGTTTAAAAGAATTTGACCCGATTCTTGCAATTAAATTTATAGCAGTCTTACTTTTATTTTTTATAAGCGCCATCGCCGCAAATATATCGCTTACAAATTTTGGGCATAAATTTATCTACGAGCTAAGATATCAAAGTGTAAAGCAAATTTTAGATACGCCAAATAGCGTGATAAACGAGATCGGCAAGGCAAAGATTATAGCTAGCCTAAACAACGACATAAAAACGATCACATTTGCCTTTATGAGCGCTACTGGCTTCATACAAAGCTTAGTTTTTATCGTCTGTGCTAGCATCTACCTTTGTGTAATCGCTCCAAAAATTTTTATCTTTTTATCCGTTTGGATCGGTGCGACTCTTTTTATAAATACGCTTTTTATGAAAAAAATTCATCTTTATTTTAAGCATTCTAGAGTTCAAGATGACGCATTGCAAAAGCACTACGACGATATCGTAGAGGGGCATAGAGAGCTTAGTTTAAATAGAGCAAGGGCAAGTGTCTGCTTTGATGAGTTAAATTTTACAGGCGATAAAAAACGCCAAAATATGGTAAAGGCCGATATCTATCACGCATTAAGTGATAATTTTACAAACATTATGCTGCTTGGCTCAGTTGGACTTTGTGTATTTTTGTGCGTGGCATTTGACTGGGCGAGCCTGCAAACAGCACTTAGCATAAGTCTTACGATACTATTTTTAAGAGGCTCATTTATGAGCATGGTTGGCTCCATACCAGCTGCACTTAGCGCAAAAGTAAGTTTAGAAAAGATCATGAGTTTAAATTTAAATAAATTTAAGGAAAGCTTTAAATTTGACGATAGCCTAAGCGATAATTGGCAAAACATAAAACTAAAAGATATAAATTTCAACTACACTCACGGCAAATTTAGCCTAAAAGGCGTAAATTTAGAGATCAAACGCGGCGAGATAACGTTTATCATCGGTAAAAATGGCAGTGGCAAAAGCACGCTTATAAATTTACTTTGTGGCCTTATGCGCCCAAGTAGTGGCGAAATTTACCTTGATAGCACAAAGATAGATGAAGGAAATTTACAAAGCTATCAGGCAAAGATTAGCGCTATTTTTGCTGATTTTTATCTATTTTCACAAACGCTCTCTCATAATGGCTTTGCTAGCCAAAACGAAATAAACGAGCTTTTAGCCTTGCTTGAGATCGACAAAAAAGTAAGTGTCATAGATAATAAGCTTAGTACCACGCAACTCTCAACCGGTCAGCGAAAGCGTCTAAGCCTACTAATAGCTATTTTAGAGCACCGCTCTATCCTTATCCTAGATGAATGGGCAGCCGATCAAGATCCGCTCTTTAAGCGAAAATTTTACAAAGAAATTTTGCCATTTTTACAAAGTAAGGGCATCAGCATAATCGCTGTTAGTCACGATGATAGCTATTTTGATGTAGCAACTAGGATCATCTTAGTAAAAGATGGCTTTGTGCGTGAGCTAGACGAGAGCGAGCGAATAAGCGCTGCAAAAGACGCAGTTGAGAAGATAAAATAGGAGTAATTTTTACACAAAAACACAATACTCACCCTACTCTTAAGTCATTTCAAGCTCAAATAAATTTAAATTTAGTAGAATCTTAAAAATTAAAAAAGGCAAAGTATGTCACATTCAGAGCTTGAAAGCACCTATTTTGGTGCATTTATCATACTTTTACTAGCGACTTGTTCATTTTGTTTAATAACATTCTTATCTTCAAAAATAAGCAAAAAACTAGCCAACCGCAATACCCAGCGTCTAAAACTTGGCTTTTACGAGTGTGGTC is part of the Campylobacter concisus genome and encodes:
- a CDS encoding multidrug ABC transporter permease/ATP-binding protein, producing MLANLIKKNIYQISKIVLLTLVFSGLGVWTLSFINNELVSLKEFDPILAIKFIAVLLLFFISAIAANISLTNFGHKFIYELRYQSVKQILDTPNSVINEIGKAKIIASLNNDIKTITFAFMSATGFIQSLVFIVCASIYLCVIAPKIFIFLSVWIGATLFINTLFMKKIHLYFKHSRVQDDALQKHYDDIVEGHRELSLNRARASVCFDELNFTGDKKRQNMVKADIYHALSDNFTNIMLLGSVGLCVFLCVAFDWASLQTALSISLTILFLRGSFMSMVGSIPAALSAKVSLEKIMSLNLNKFKESFKFDDSLSDNWQNIKLKDINFNYTHGKFSLKGVNLEIKRGEITFIIGKNGSGKSTLINLLCGLMRPSSGEIYLDSTKIDEGNLQSYQAKISAIFADFYLFSQTLSHNGFASQNEINELLALLEIDKKVSVIDNKLSTTQLSTGQRKRLSLLIAILEHRSILILDEWAADQDPLFKRKFYKEILPFLQSKGISIIAVSHDDSYFDVATRIILVKDGFVRELDESERISAAKDAVEKIK
- a CDS encoding coproporphyrinogen III oxidase family protein, with the translated sequence MIFKNIVENFAVNYAHNSIQRSLYNEFNIDILTTTYTKTPKKDKKYMLYAHVPFCHTFCPYCSFHKYHYEQELAKIYFENLREEMRQVKEAGFDFDSLYVGGGTTLINEPELEKTLKLAKELFSIEEISAESDPNHISPESLSRFDGLIDRLSVGVQSFDDETLKRVGRYEKFGSAKEIKRKLELALGKIPVISLDLIFNLPNQTKEQLINDINTAKSISPQQITFYPLMKSELTRENIARSLGVSNVDNEREFYEIIVSEFAKGGYKQSNAWAFSNEKSADLRDEYVGSNLEYVGVGSGAFSFLDGELVINAFNLLDYGRKIKDRQSPVIAKCGFSKKERLKYTFLTRLFDGGVDIKRYNDENSTNINKALFMELSLLKLVNAVYEENGIIKPTFFGKYICIVLMRDFYAGMDKVRAIFKDDAKIKRSKVLRIMSENTEQKYEPNIIQPRAAM